One genomic window of Centroberyx gerrardi isolate f3 chromosome 15, fCenGer3.hap1.cur.20231027, whole genome shotgun sequence includes the following:
- the LOC139922679 gene encoding poly(rC)-binding protein 3 isoform X1, with the protein MSDREEMASDGGLNVTLTLRLLMHGKEVGSIIGKKGETVKKMREESGARINISEGSSPERIVTITGPTEGIFRAFSMIAEKFEEDITAAMTNSNVTSKPPVTLRLVFPGSQCGSLIGKGGSKIKEIRETTGAQVQVAGDMLPDSTERAVTISGTPQAITQCVRHICSVMLESPPKGATIPYRPKAIPGGAHSVLAPQHPAQAFAIPGQYAFAHQDLTKLHQLAMQHIPLPSLGQSNPTFPGLDASAPTSSQELAIPNDFIGCIIGRQGSKINEIRQVSGAHIKIASATDGSAMRQVTITGSPASISVAHYLINASLEMAKYTMQAASSATPVDLNMSFSQSAPTVSTPTSMAMLAATAQAPATISVHSPSTLSTIQNPHYTVPVSSLLGMKTLPVLAVHPAAASGLAQGLAPYAAKMPTVGMKKSERQKFAPY; encoded by the exons ATGTCTGACAGGGAGGAAATGGCTTCAGATGGCGGTCTGAATGTTACTCTCACACTAAGGCTGCTGATGCATGGAAAG GAGGTGGGCAGTATCATTGGGAag AAAGGGGAAACAGTaaagaagatgagagaggag AGTGGCGCTCGCATCAACATATCAGAGGGATCGTCTCCTGAGAGAATAGTCACCATCACAGGACCCACAGAGGGCATCTTCAGAGCTTTCTCTATGATCGCGGAGAAGTTTGAGGAG GATATCACTGCAGCGATGACAAACAGCAACGTGACAAGCAAGCCACCTGTGACACTTCGCCTGGTTTTCCCAGGGAGCCAGTGCGGCTCACTGATTGGCAAAGGAGGCTCTAAGATCAAAGAGATCAGAGAG ACCACAGGCGCCCAGGTTCAGGTGGCGGGAGACATGCTGCCGGACTCTACGGAGAGAGCTGTCACCATCTCCGGCACTCCACAGGCGATCACTCAGTGTGTGAGGCACATCTGCTCTGTCATGCTGGAG TCACCGCCAAAAGGAGCAACTATTCCCTACCGTCCCAAGGCCATACCTGGAGGAGCCCATTCAGTATTAGCACCACAGCACCCTGCACAA GCCTTTGCCATCCCGGGGCAGTACGCTTTTGCACATCAAGAT TTGACCAAGCTTCACCAGTTGGCTATGCAGCAtatccccctcccctcccttggGCAGAGCAACCCTACCTTCCCTG GATTGGATGCGTCTGCCCCCACAAGTTCACAAGAGCTGGCAATACCTAATGAT TTCATTGGCTGCATAATTGGAAGACAAGGCAGCAAGATCAATGAGATCCGCCAGGTCTCTGGAGCTCACATCAAAATTGCCAGCGCCACTGATGGCTCAGCCATGCGGCAAGTCACGATCACGGGCTCGCCGGCCAGCATCAGCGTGGCCCACTACCTCATCAACGCCAG CTTAGAGATGGCTAAATACACCATGCAGGCTGCTTCCTCCGCGACCCCCGTTGACCTCAACATGAGCTTCTCTCAGTCCGCTCCCACTGTCTCCACTCCTACCTCTATGGCTATGCTGGCGGCCACCGCCCAAGCCCCCGCCACCATTAGCGTCCACTCTCCCTCCACCTTATCAACCATCCAAAACCCGCACTACACTGTTCCCGTTTCCAGTCTGCTTGGCATGAAAACTCTCCCTGTCCTGGCTGTCCACCCCGCGGCCGCTTCCGGCCTAGCACAAGGTCTAGCTCCTTATGCCGCTAAAATGCCAACTGTCGGCATGAAAAAATCAGAGCGACAGAAGTTTGCTCCTTATTGA
- the LOC139922679 gene encoding poly(rC)-binding protein 3 isoform X2 translates to MSDREEMASDGGLNVTLTLRLLMHGKEVGSIIGKKGETVKKMREESGARINISEGSSPERIVTITGPTEGIFRAFSMIAEKFEEDITAAMTNSNVTSKPPVTLRLVFPGSQCGSLIGKGGSKIKEIRETTGAQVQVAGDMLPDSTERAVTISGTPQAITQCVRHICSVMLESPPKGATIPYRPKAIPGGAHSVLAPQHPAQAFAIPGQYAFAHQDLTKLHQLAMQHIPLPSLGQSNPTFPGLDASAPTSSQELAIPNDFIGCIIGRQGSKINEIRQVSGAHIKIASATDGSAMRQVTITGSPASISVAHYLINARLSSVVTGLGVL, encoded by the exons ATGTCTGACAGGGAGGAAATGGCTTCAGATGGCGGTCTGAATGTTACTCTCACACTAAGGCTGCTGATGCATGGAAAG GAGGTGGGCAGTATCATTGGGAag AAAGGGGAAACAGTaaagaagatgagagaggag AGTGGCGCTCGCATCAACATATCAGAGGGATCGTCTCCTGAGAGAATAGTCACCATCACAGGACCCACAGAGGGCATCTTCAGAGCTTTCTCTATGATCGCGGAGAAGTTTGAGGAG GATATCACTGCAGCGATGACAAACAGCAACGTGACAAGCAAGCCACCTGTGACACTTCGCCTGGTTTTCCCAGGGAGCCAGTGCGGCTCACTGATTGGCAAAGGAGGCTCTAAGATCAAAGAGATCAGAGAG ACCACAGGCGCCCAGGTTCAGGTGGCGGGAGACATGCTGCCGGACTCTACGGAGAGAGCTGTCACCATCTCCGGCACTCCACAGGCGATCACTCAGTGTGTGAGGCACATCTGCTCTGTCATGCTGGAG TCACCGCCAAAAGGAGCAACTATTCCCTACCGTCCCAAGGCCATACCTGGAGGAGCCCATTCAGTATTAGCACCACAGCACCCTGCACAA GCCTTTGCCATCCCGGGGCAGTACGCTTTTGCACATCAAGAT TTGACCAAGCTTCACCAGTTGGCTATGCAGCAtatccccctcccctcccttggGCAGAGCAACCCTACCTTCCCTG GATTGGATGCGTCTGCCCCCACAAGTTCACAAGAGCTGGCAATACCTAATGAT TTCATTGGCTGCATAATTGGAAGACAAGGCAGCAAGATCAATGAGATCCGCCAGGTCTCTGGAGCTCACATCAAAATTGCCAGCGCCACTGATGGCTCAGCCATGCGGCAAGTCACGATCACGGGCTCGCCGGCCAGCATCAGCGTGGCCCACTACCTCATCAACGCCAG GCTCTCATCAGTGGTAACAGGCTTGGGTGTTCTGTAG